One stretch of Mangifera indica cultivar Alphonso unplaced genomic scaffold, CATAS_Mindica_2.1 Un_0051, whole genome shotgun sequence DNA includes these proteins:
- the LOC123206839 gene encoding 40S ribosomal protein S23, giving the protein MGKTRGMGAGRKLKTHRRNQRWADKAYKKSNLGNEWKKPFAGSSHAKGIVLEKIGIEAKQPNSAIRKCARVQLIKNGKKIAAFVPNDGCLNYIEENDEVLIAGFGRKGHAVGDIPGVRFKVVKVSGVSLLALFKEKKEKPRS; this is encoded by the exons ATGGG GAAGACACGCGGAATGGGAGCTGGTCGCAAGTTGAAGACCCACCGGAGAAACCAAAGGTGGGCTGATAAGGCATATAAAAAGTCCAACCTCGGCAATGAGTGGAAGAAGCCATTTGCTGGCTCCTCTCACGCCAAAGGCATTGTTCTTGAGAAAAT TGGTATTgaagcaaaacaaccaaattctgcTATTAGAAAATGTGCAAGAGTCCAGCTAATTAAGAATGGAAAGAAGATTGCAGCTTTTGTTCCAAATGATGGTTGTTTGAACTACAttgaagaaaat GACGAAGTGCTAATTGCAGGATTCGGTCGTAAGGGGCATGCTGTTGGAGATATTCCTGGGGTCAGATTTAAGGTTGTAAAAGTTTCAGGTGTGTCTCTTCTAGCCCTCTTCAAAGAGAAGAAGGAGAAACCAAGGTCATGA